In one window of Bizionia sp. M204 DNA:
- the groES gene encoding co-chaperone GroES: MALKIKPLADRVLIEPEAAETKTASGIIIPDNAKEKPQQGKVMAAGKGTKDEPMTVKVGDTVLYGKYAGTELKLEGKDYLIMRESDILAIV, translated from the coding sequence ATGGCATTAAAAATTAAACCATTAGCAGACCGTGTTCTTATTGAACCAGAAGCAGCTGAAACGAAAACAGCATCAGGAATTATTATTCCGGATAATGCAAAAGAAAAACCACAACAAGGCAAAGTAATGGCAGCAGGAAAAGGCACTAAAGACGAGCCTATGACTGTTAAGGTTGGTGATACTGTTCTTTATGGCAAATACGCAGGAACGGAATTAAAATTAGAGGGTAAAGATTATCTAATTATGCGCGAAAGCGACATTCTAGCAATAGTTTAA